The genomic interval ATGTTCAGAAGAAGTACAATATCAACATGTTGTCAAGATATTCACGTCCAATGAACAAaacctaaaattaatttaaggaaTTGATCTCTAGCATGAGATTAAGGATCCCCTTAACAACCTCACTGTAACATAAGTTGTACTgaccaaaataaattaatttaatggtGACGCTAACAAGTATTATTAAGATACTTGTTGAGAGATAAAAAAGTAGAAACTTTGGattgaatataataaaatttaaacttttaaaaatttcaatatacaaatatattttaaagaaatatttttatttttacatttttcacAAGTAATTATAGAGTATTTAATATCATGTAAAAGAAAACCATAATTTAATTGTCAATTTAAGTGAGATATTATTTAAGATAGGAGAGTCAAGTATCTATCATTCCTTACCACTAATTTATATGAAATGTACCACATTACACTTTTTAAAACCTTTGATTATCGAAAAATAATCCTAATCTaaactttcaaataaataaaatttaataaaaaattatttatatttaaatctaaattgtttttaactaaaattcatTACTAATTTGAACACTCAATTAGTATCACTAAGCTATGacataacatataataattttattttttgagcaCAACACAATACAAGGGGAGGGGAGAGAAAAAGTGAGCTGACACTTTAAGAATCTATTTTTGCATTAGTAAATGCCACttaaataattacattatttgttgttttatacaTCGTCATCGTTTAactgatatttatttataataatatatttctctaacttttaatttaaaacataacataaaagAGTAACTTATTATATTTGGTGGAGATATTTACAAATAAATGGATTTCAAtgtaaattacaaaaatgaagtGTCTTTAATATCATTAAGTGGAGAACAAATGTAATTTCCCTTTCATAGCAGAAGTTTGGAACTCAATAGGGACATGCTCATGGCTTGGAACCACAAAAAGGCCAAGTATAAGAGAATCTGTAAAGAGAACCGGTGAAAGTGTTTTTGGATGGCCCACTTCAtccactatatttttttttagtttcttcATCCATCTCAAATACTATTTGGTTTGACGATATAAAAGTCTTTTTCTAATACACTTTTCAATTGGATAATTCGGACGTGTTATCATAGATTTTTCAGAAAGTGTGAGAAAAAGTTGGTAAAGTCTCACATTTATTATTAGTAAACAAAATATCGGATATACTTGAGAGGTATATAAGACGTGTAtttaatactttaaaattttaaaaggaagatataatgtaaaaaattcttaaaaacgTTTAGATAATTGATGCTCTTAGTAATAAGTAATATCAAAGTCATGTTTTGACTTGGTGAACAAACGAGAGTGTTTTGTAAtcttaaatttttgtattaaaagtctttaaatatagaaatttctaataaaattattattttttttcttcaaaaagttCAAAAAGGTTGTTCGTCCATTCTCAAATTGATACTATTAGAAAATATGATCTGATAGAAAAGCAAAAGAAATAAGCAAATATGAAACTGAATGAATAATGGCTGCATATGAAACAAGCCAGGACCGAACCTGAAACCCCAAAATCAACTATAGCAATATCGTGTAGCACTGCAGGATTAATTGTGTAGCACTTTTTTGGGCTAGACATCCTTATTCCATAAATGGTCACTCTCACTTATTGCTCACGGATGTTTCACTTAATTGTATGAGTTTACTCACCAAATTATTAACAAGAAAAGTAAGACAAAATTTAAATGaaccaaaatttaatttttttttaaatttatcgaCCACATGTAAAAATAATGGTTAAAAATAAacgttaataattatttttatttttattattgaaataatgatattaatttaataaaaataatgacaaataaatatatatttttcaacatcAATAAATTTATCGTCTTACTCGTAAAAATGAGAGGATGACTAactattatttctaaaaaagttcatagaatattttttaaatttccgaTATCTTTTAACTACTGAAGTAGTATAGATTATTTATAACCAAATAAGTAATTGGCTGATTCTACACACAAATCAAATAGTAGTGGTTTGtatataagaagaaaattacAAACGATAGCCTCTATTCAGGGACAAACACAATCGCCATCCATGGTCCTACCTCTCACGAAATGCACAATTATAGACACAGTGTGAGAAATATGAGTACgaagagaatagaaagaaatgCCAATAGGATTGAGCTGGATCTCACCAGAAGACTGAAGACTGAGGAACTTGAGGTACATAGAGAAGAATATGTTATGTGACAAGGTCCTTGATTTTGTGTTGGGCATAGTCTATGATTTAGAGGggaattataatttgattaaatgaatttatattatcatcgtgttctgtttttctttttgtggcTAAATCAGTACATTTTTATCCAAACAAACTTTAtcttatatatgtatttttttttcagagTATATTCATCGCTTTCCATAGTCAGAAATAGTTCATTTTGAATATCATAAATTAGGCCAACTCTAGAGTAAGTAGGGTTGAAAATGAGTTGAGTTACTTaaactcaattaaaaataattctgtCTGAAACTCAACTCAAGTTGGATCAGTTAGCTCAAATCATATGAATTAagaagaaatataaattaaagagGCATATAATTtacatcataaaataaaataaaatgttaaaattatttttaatttataaatttataatattttaagtttaatctcaaaaaaaaaattattcaccttttgtctttattttaattttatagacacttttttaaggactaaaagtataaattttttataaaaactttttaaaataaagactaaaaatgaacaattttttaaaattaaaatttaataattttcttataaagactaaaaataaaaataaaatgttatagaaaaaataaaacttaattaacccaaaataataatatagtttATGCTTCTTTCAATTGTtgggtttttgtttttgttttgctttAAGGTAAACTTGTGATTAACCTGAAACTTATCCTAAATTTCTTGTAGTACAAATACTCATCCTTAATCTccattaaggagaagaatgatgaTGACATGAAATGGTGAAGGCAACAAGGAGATCTGGTAGCGGATTCATAAAAGATTTTAGCAAcacatatttacaaatttttttaagacaTTAGATATATAGATCATGTgtcttatatatttaatattttcttaatttttaattgatgcAGAACTACGGTCGAATTTCTAACATATATTATCACATTGTGAATAAAATTTGAGGATTGTGTGGAAAAGTGAATAATTTGAATACATGGGAGAAGACTGAAAGTCATGgaggagaaaaaaaattgaggtgGCCGAAATGGCCTTTGAAAGTGGTATGGTGACTATGGTTCATGGATGGGACAATTATTTTCACGTTTTTTACTGTGAGAGGGAGAGAGTTTGGTTGATTAGTGGGTTGGGCTGCAGGTAGTAAGGAAGGAAGGGGAAAATAAAATCATGATCTCATCTTTACAAGGTTGATTAAGGAATTCTTTGACTGTGTGGGTTTGCCCTTGAGATGATGATGAACTACAATAATACCctaatctttatttttaaatgccacctcattaaaaaaatacttatggCACCGTCTATATGGTTCTGAATTTTtcagatattatttttttacaaagaaaTTTCACAACCCAAAGTGaaagaatttcaattttcaaatattaattttaaaaataaaataaaattggagaAATTAAAAACAAGAGTGAACTAATATTACAGGaagtagtaattttttttagaacaaATTCATTGGATTTATCTATAATAAGATCATTAATACaaggtaaaatataattacaaatttagagACTAACAAACGAACTAACTAAATTAAAGTTTGAGACACTTGATTAACTTGTCTTATAATATAACTAACCACaaagttataattttgttaGATGATTTCTTCTTCGTTATTCAAAATGTCATCGAATTCAGTGCTATTGTTAATTGTATCATTTAATCTATCTCCTAGTGTTTAAAGTCAATTTCAATAACAACACTAGAAACTTTGAATTGGATTAACAATTCTAAAGTCACCAAAACCCCACAAGTctctaaatttaattatgtttgataaaaatattaattcctttttatttttaggtttaACAAATATAATTGTCGATATAAATGATTTCATTTATGTATactgtaaatattttttacattgatAATTAATTACAACCGTTcaatgttataaaatatttgatttgtatGATAACCatgtttaaattaataaatatacataattatgatatattgataatataaaataatttatattctcatgacattcaaattaaattagttttacaataaaattcaataaaactCACCATAATATATATgcctaatttatatatatttttcaaaagatgactattaaataatacatatttgttAAAATGTATAAAGTTTATTTCTCATAAGACTTTGATTGGCTCCGAGaagaaagaaatagagaagAGAGAAAACGATAAGAAATAATAggtaaagagaaaaatatgagaGATATAGTAGATTTGATGTATTGTTTGATataagagaaaagagaagaaatagAAGTGAAAGAACTGTCTTCTCTCCATCTCTTGAATAGAAAATGAGAAAGgagaaatataattatttgtaaaaagacaaaaatatctttaaatttaaaaaattaatatatagtttatattatttatttttatcttaattaattaaataaactaatttgtttaattaaaattaaataaattaatataactaaaTTAATGTTTGATCtattaaatatagttaattttaataaaattaattttatttgatatatatttcaGTGACTCACCGCGAAGCTACCCCGCTAGAGTTTACAAACTTTATGCACTCAATGCAATAACAGATCACAACAATGAAAGATGGAGGAACTAACTAGTGAAACTTTGTTCACGTGAATGAATGTATATCAAGCGACACGCAAGGGTATATATGGAACACGTCAGACTTCTCCATTTCTTCGCCTAGGAGTGAAGAATAaaaaagacttaattgcagttttggtctccctattttagttgaatcgcgaaagtagtccctccattttgtttctctcaaattttgatcccaaacagaattttagtccaaaacttgatgaaattttagtttttaaagtcgtactacactatttatgatcatatatttcaagtacaattgttgtaaatgagatcttgaggcattgtgtgacttaaataaatgcaaaaaaaatgaaatttcatcaagttttggaccaaaattctgcttgggggaccaaaactggggagaaaNNNNNNNNNNNNNNNNNNNNNNNNNNNNNNNNNNNNNNNNNNNNNNNNNNNNNNNNNNNNNNNNNNNNNNNNNNNNNNNNNNNNNNNNNNNNNNNNNNNNNNNNNNNNNNNNNNNNNNNNNNNNNNNNNNNNNNNNNNNNNNNNNNNNNNNNNNNNNNNNNNNNNNNNNNNNNNNNNNNNNNNNNNNNNNNNNNNNNNNNNNNNNNNNNNNNNNNNNNNNNNNNNNNNNNNNNNNNNNNNNNNNNNNNNNNNNNNNNNNNNNNNNNNNNNNNNNNNNNNNNNNNNNNNNNNNNNNNNNNNNNNNNNNNNNNNNNNNNNNNNNNNNNNNNNNNNNNNNNNNNNNNNNNNNNNNNNNNNNNNNNNNNNNNNNNNNNNNNNNNNNNNNNNNNNNNNNNNNNNNNNNNNNNNNNNNNNNNNNNNNNNNNNNNNNNNNNNNNNNNNNNNNNNNNNNNNNNNNNNNNNNNNNNNNNNNNNNNNNNNNNNNNNNNNNNNNNNNNNNNNNNNNNNNNNNNNNNNNNNNNNNNNNNNNNNNNNNNNttttaaagtcgtactacactatttatgatcatatatttcaagtacaattgttgtaaatgagatcttgaggcattgtgtgacttaaataaatgcaaaaaaaatgaaatttcatcaagttttggaccaaaattctgcttgggggaccaaaactggggagaaataaaatggagggactattTTCGCGATTCATTTAAAATAGggatcaaaattgcaattaagccaataAAAAAAGATGGTGGTACCTATGTTTTACATTTCTCTTTATGCAATTTCATCGTTGATCGATCATCAGAAATATAGATTATCTCTCTTCTATTTCTCGCGTTCTTATTTCCATTGCTCCAAACATATCAAATGGatgatattttattgtatttattttatatatattgttgttaaaaaaaattatattgttaattaattataactattaaattaattaaaatatttaatttttatcatgattatttttaaaagtgataTCTATCAATAATTGTGgtgtaaaacttttataaatgtgcattataatcaaactctattttattttctctttattttttagcAAGCATAAATATGGCGTGCAATTGGTTACAAAAGTCGTTTAAAGCTCCACTAGGAGATCGATCGAAAATAAAAAGCTCCACTCAgataaatttcattattttatattatttattttatattattagagacaaaaatataaatttatttaaaattataaattttataaatatataatcttTATTGAAAtcgataataaaatttataaattttatttgagatgttagataaattttctataaaaaaatatatggttaattgcagttttgatttccctattttaGCTAAATCGCGAAAGTAATcctctcattttgtttctctcccgttttggtccccaaacataattttggtctaaaacttgatgaaattttatttttttttgcatttatttaagtcatatcatgcctcaagatctcatgtgCAACAATTGTATATGAAATCTataatggtgtagtacgactttaaaaaataaaattttatcaaattttaaatcaaaattcgattcagaaaccaaaactgaagagaaacaaaataataaaactactttcgcgattcaactatAATATCGTTAAATAGTAACCCAATAagtaaaaaacataaaataatatcgAAATAGGTTACCGTTGGAGGTAtttgttcaaaataaaaataatacaccgGATTTACTACCGAGTGAACTCGGTAAAATTGTTGCTTCGATCAATTGAGGAAACAACCTTAATGGCCACGTGTCAGTTTTCTGTCAGCCCAAACCCTCTAGTTTATTCCTGATTTTCCCCGACAATCTTATTTTACCGAATAAGATTTGTACAAGACGAAAAATTGTGCGTTGCTTTTCAGTGttcaaaatgaattataatattacaattttaattttaactaatcaaTTTTCGTTTAGATGAATTATTATATTTGGATTATTTTAAAGGCACACGAAActgagaaaaagaagaaaagagaaagaaaaggtAAGTGGAAGAAGGAGGGAGATGCAATAGAGGTAGAGTGACAGATCCTTATAAATAGGCGCTCAGACGTAGCAACGAACCCAAGCTCCACCTGAAACCGGCTCGGACGGTACACATAATCGGATTCcgagaattaaaaataaaatacgatGAGTGGTCCGTCGCGAGAAGATAATTCAAAAGAAGATGAAAGGGgcgaagaaaaagaagaagaagggaaCCGGTTACTGGAAGTAGAAGGTGAATTGGATGAGGATGAAGAAGAAAGGGCGTATGAATCGGGTGAGAAGATCGTGGTGGTAGATTTCGAATTCGACTCAGTGGACGATTCGATCGTACCTCCTTTCTCATGGAAGAAGCTATGGATGTTTACTGGGCCTGGATTCTTGATGAGTATAGCTTTTTTGGATCCAGGGAATTTAGAAGGGGATCTACAGGCCGGAGCAATTGCAGGTTACTCTCTTTTGTGGTTGTTGATGTGGGCCACTTTTATGGGCCTGTTGATCCAGCTTCTTTCAGCTAGAATTGGTGTTGCTACGGGTCGTCATCTTGCTGAGCTTTGTAGAGATGAGTATCCTAATTGGGCTCGTTATGTGCTTTGGTTTATGGCTGAACTTGCTTTGATTGGTGCTGATATTCAAGAGGTTATTGGTAGTGCTATTGCTATTCAGATTCTTAGCCGTGGTGTCTTACCACTTTGGGCTGGAGTTCTTATTACTGCTTCCGATTGGTATTCCTCCTATTTCATttcattcaatttattttatctaatcaTACTTCAAACTTTAATACACCTCTTCCTGGTAGGGTTaaggaaaaatattatttatagttTAAGGAACCGTTATGTAATTAGTTTATAGTGAAATTAATAGTGAAGTAGATGATCTAGTGAAATTAACAGTGAAGCTTAGACCATTCTTTCAATTTGAACTGATATATTGTGGGTTTGCCTTACCTGATTCTTGATTAGAACTGATAGGGCCTATTATTGTTAAGGATTTTCATGAGTTGCAAGGAAACTTTCGACTGATATTGGTCTTGGTCAGTCAAGTGTAGTTAGTAATTACATCATAGAACTGAACTTACTCTTAATTTCATatcaaaaactcaaaattttctgTCATGAGTGCAACTTGGATGATTACATTTGCTTTGATGTTATGTTTTGCTTTAATGTAATATTCAATCATTTCATGACAACTACATACTGTTTCATTAGCTTACTATAATTTTGTTGTGAACTcctttatcaacaacaaaagttCTCAAAATTTATGATTTGGATTAATTTTCTGTGTAGATGTTAGTAGTAGAAACAGGCATAATTCAACCTTTATCTTTTAAACATTTATTCCTGGCTTCAATTCGTGATTTCAATTTTCTGACACTTATATTGTCTTCAATATATTAGCAAGGAGCCTTCCCACTTTCATGTTTAAACACATAATTGTTCTTTATTCTCTCTGTTGTCGACCagctttttctttctatttcttgAGAACTACGGAGTGAGAAAGTTGGAAGCTGCTTTTGCAGTTCTCATTGCTACCATGGCTCTTTCTTTTGCTTGGATGTTTGGTGACGCAAAACCTAGTGGAAAAGAGCTCATGATGGGTAAATTTTATCTTATTGTGTGATTGAATCacgttttaaaaaatgaataggTATCTCTCCCAATATCCACCGGCATAGGCATAACCGTTTTTGTTCCTTTTTGTAGGTATTTTGATTCCAAGACTTAGCTCAAAAACAATTCGTCAGGCTGTGGGCGTTGTGGGTTGTGTCATTATGCCTCACAATGTATTTCTGCATTCTGCTTTAGTGCAGTCAAGGAAAATTGATCCCGATAAGAAAGGTCGGGTGCAAGAAGCTATCAATTACTATTCTATTGAATCAACGGTTGCACTCGCAGTCACCTTCATGATCAACCTGTTTGTCACAACAGTTTTTGCAAAGGGTTTCTATGGTACAAAGCAGGCAAATACCATAGGATTGGTGAATGCAGGGCAGTATCTTGAGGAAAAGTATGGAGGAGGACTCTTCCCTATTCTTTATATTTGGGGGATTGGGTTATTGGCGGCTGGACAAAGTAGCACTATCACTGGCACGTATGCTGGGCAATTCATAATGGGGGGTTTCCTCAACCTTCGGTTAAAGAAATGGTTGAGAGCCTTGATCACCCGAAGTTGTGCAATTGTGCCAACTATAATTGTAGCTATTGTTTTTAATAGCTCAGAAGCCTCATTGGATGTTTTGAATGAATGGCTTAATGTGCTTCAGTCCATACAAATTCCCTTTGCATTGATTCCCCTCCTCACATTGGTCTCCAAAGAGCGTATCATGGGGTCCTTTAAGGTTGGGCCTGTTCTTGAGGTGAGTTGATCATACTGTTCTTTCATTTCGGTCATTGTTAATTGTTAGATCTCTGACCTCTAAAGCAACTTCCGTCATGGTATTGACAACACAATGACTTAAGTGATtaggaaacaaaaataaagttatCCTATGTTTAATATTGTTTTTGCAGATAGATTACTTAGCAGACTGATTTTTTATCTGATAATCAAATATCAAGTAGTTTAAGATGCTTATTGACTATTCAATCAACAATCTATGCTTGTACATAGTAATATAAGACTTGTCAAGCTTGAAATTTGTTTGTATGTGCTTTTATCCTCGTCTTGTTTTACTGAAGTTTAAATGCAATACATTTAATTCTAGTAAATTTTTTA from Cicer arietinum cultivar CDC Frontier isolate Library 1 chromosome 5, Cicar.CDCFrontier_v2.0, whole genome shotgun sequence carries:
- the LOC101506428 gene encoding metal transporter Nramp2-like, coding for MSGPSREDNSKEDERGEEKEEEGNRLLEVEGELDEDEEERAYESGEKIVVVDFEFDSVDDSIVPPFSWKKLWMFTGPGFLMSIAFLDPGNLEGDLQAGAIAGYSLLWLLMWATFMGLLIQLLSARIGVATGRHLAELCRDEYPNWARYVLWFMAELALIGADIQEVIGSAIAIQILSRGVLPLWAGVLITASDCFFFLFLENYGVRKLEAAFAVLIATMALSFAWMFGDAKPSGKELMMGILIPRLSSKTIRQAVGVVGCVIMPHNVFLHSALVQSRKIDPDKKGRVQEAINYYSIESTVALAVTFMINLFVTTVFAKGFYGTKQANTIGLVNAGQYLEEKYGGGLFPILYIWGIGLLAAGQSSTITGTYAGQFIMGGFLNLRLKKWLRALITRSCAIVPTIIVAIVFNSSEASLDVLNEWLNVLQSIQIPFALIPLLTLVSKERIMGSFKVGPVLERVAWTVAALIIVINGYLLVDFFLSEVNSILFGFVACSCTVSYIAFIVYLISQSGALPSGLVDRFPKRFSFSGN